GACGATAACGGACGAGCAGGAGTTCGCTGAGGGCTTTGTGAAGGCGTTGGAAGACTTGCACAAGCAGAACCAGCTGAACGGAGCCGGGCAGACGAACAGCAGCCTGGATCTGGGCGCTAACATCGCCCCGGTCACCATCCAGCCGGATCTACCGGTGTATACGAACTTGAACAGTTACGGTATCGGGCCAATGGAAACCACTGTCAACTACTCCACGGACACAGTCCCTTTCCCGCCTCCTCCTTCGCATCTTTTGGGGGCAGCCCCGCCGGAGCTGTCTCGGGTCCAGCCGCCGAAGGAGGAGCCTCAGACGGTCCCCGACGTTCAGAGCTTCGGGGAGAGCCCTCCGCTGTCTCCCATCGAAAATGACTCACAGGAGCACATGAAAGCCGAGAGGAAAAGGCTCAGGAACCGGATTGCAGCCTCCA
This sequence is a window from Sander lucioperca isolate FBNREF2018 chromosome 11, SLUC_FBN_1.2, whole genome shotgun sequence. Protein-coding genes within it:
- the jund gene encoding transcription factor jun-D, translated to MMKKDINSSLADEADLKPHLRDAESILSSPDLGLLKLASPELERLIIQSNGMVTTTPTSPQFLYPKTITDEQEFAEGFVKALEDLHKQNQLNGAGQTNSSLDLGANIAPVTIQPDLPVYTNLNSYGIGPMETTVNYSTDTVPFPPPPSHLLGAAPPELSRVQPPKEEPQTVPDVQSFGESPPLSPIENDSQEHMKAERKRLRNRIAASKCRMRKLERISRLEDKVKSLKSHNTDLASTASLLRDQVAQLKQRVLNHVNSGCQLLPHEVQVH